One stretch of Thermanaerosceptrum fracticalcis DNA includes these proteins:
- a CDS encoding Mov34/MPN/PAD-1 family protein: MADQQHNNYPDTLMLIQNSFTTILLDAIQFYPQESKRHKAESHGLLFGNIQKGIFECDYIFPVGNVAYRKDDEIKNNPKVDEAIKNAKHLLSTSKCYGDYHSHPNTLSFNGWAGPSNMDVLYAKSLKLPYMIIIAISRSSLFEKQLSIECLRSKRKEYHYEKKAGDHDCPREELIEGESAYIEGRFKKYKFEMRAYKYEANCLREINLISSEAEMLIELIKNDIDIENLMPEMTYGLRKIEYDFRVLGTQDNNNMERAKQNLLYHINRIKGLKG, translated from the coding sequence AGTTTTATCCTCAGGAGTCAAAAAGACATAAAGCTGAGTCGCATGGTCTTTTATTTGGTAATATTCAAAAAGGTATTTTTGAGTGTGATTATATTTTCCCTGTTGGGAATGTAGCATATAGAAAAGACGATGAAATAAAAAATAACCCCAAAGTGGATGAGGCTATTAAGAATGCAAAACATTTATTATCTACCTCAAAATGTTACGGTGACTATCATAGTCACCCAAATACTTTGAGCTTTAATGGTTGGGCCGGACCTAGTAACATGGATGTTTTATATGCAAAAAGTTTAAAACTACCTTATATGATTATCATCGCAATTTCAAGAAGTTCATTATTCGAAAAACAACTGTCCATCGAATGTTTACGTAGTAAAAGAAAAGAATACCACTACGAAAAAAAGGCAGGAGACCATGATTGCCCTCGTGAGGAGTTAATTGAAGGTGAATCCGCTTATATCGAGGGTAGGTTCAAAAAATATAAGTTTGAAATGAGGGCCTACAAATACGAGGCTAATTGTCTTCGAGAGATAAATCTAATCTCATCAGAGGCGGAGATGCTGATTGAATTAATTAAGAATGATATAGATATTGAAAATTTAATGCCAGAGATGACTTATGGGCTTCGGAAGATCGAGTATGATTTTAGAGTACTTGGCACACAAGATAATAACAATATGGAAAGAGCAAAGCAAAATTTACTATACCATATAAATAGAATTAAAGGACTAAAGGGGTAA
- a CDS encoding transposase — protein sequence MGRFARLQENTDSRLTDGDIIALDDTKIEHPHGKKIPFLCWLFDSSDKCNVWCINLVSTLAVLKNGLEYPMLWRFWVKTGQENEKQTKLDLAKQMLAEVRQLNKARLWIAMDRWFLCKKFLNWLTGQNFDWVTKAKRNTALFKKIYDPVLGKERCIKLNPKQLLREVYSQLRVLGKESVLSIPDIYIKMPYETLTRKGKPITRQRFLPIAAIAATYEKQAVEGSIVLPEEECPATFKDAYLLISNRVDTPEEAATAYAKRWRIEVFYRTAKQNLGLTSCYAQSETAHFAHVELLFTAKTLLCYASWECNKEGAEQAPSLCEVIRYFFNAGCRIRCCEQLIQVYFDTATQRFSRLIDKFWPHSLELRLWDWENYPETA from the coding sequence TTGGGCAGATTTGCCAGGTTACAAGAAAACACGGATAGCAGGCTGACCGACGGCGATATCATTGCCTTAGACGATACCAAAATTGAGCATCCTCACGGTAAAAAAATCCCTTTTCTCTGTTGGCTCTTTGACAGTTCGGATAAGTGCAATGTATGGTGCATTAATCTTGTGTCGACCCTGGCTGTCTTAAAGAATGGGCTCGAATATCCCATGCTGTGGCGCTTCTGGGTTAAAACCGGTCAGGAGAATGAAAAACAAACCAAGCTTGATCTTGCTAAACAGATGCTCGCAGAGGTGCGTCAGCTGAACAAGGCCAGACTGTGGATAGCCATGGATCGCTGGTTTTTGTGTAAAAAGTTCCTGAACTGGCTGACGGGTCAAAATTTTGACTGGGTTACCAAAGCCAAACGTAACACGGCGCTATTCAAGAAAATCTACGACCCGGTACTAGGAAAGGAACGCTGCATTAAACTTAATCCGAAGCAACTGCTGCGAGAAGTTTATTCCCAGCTTCGAGTCCTTGGCAAAGAATCGGTTCTCAGTATTCCGGACATTTACATCAAAATGCCCTATGAGACCTTAACACGCAAGGGAAAACCCATTACTAGACAACGTTTTTTACCCATAGCTGCCATTGCAGCCACTTATGAGAAGCAGGCTGTCGAGGGCAGCATAGTTCTTCCGGAGGAAGAATGCCCGGCAACCTTCAAGGATGCGTATCTCCTGATAAGCAATCGCGTAGATACGCCGGAAGAAGCTGCAACTGCCTATGCTAAACGATGGAGAATAGAAGTTTTTTACCGCACCGCTAAACAGAATCTTGGTTTAACATCTTGCTATGCTCAGTCTGAAACAGCTCATTTCGCACATGTGGAGCTCTTGTTTACAGCGAAGACCCTTCTTTGTTATGCCTCTTGGGAGTGCAATAAAGAAGGCGCCGAACAAGCCCCCTCCCTCTGCGAAGTGATAAGGTACTTCTTCAACGCCGGTTGTCGGATCCGCTGTTGCGAGCAGTTGATCCAAGTCTATTTTGACACGGCAACCCAGCGTTTTTCAAGGCTTATTGATAAATTCTGGCCACATTCTTTGGAGCTTAGGTTATGGGATTGGGAAAATTATCCTGAAACTGCATAA
- a CDS encoding NERD domain-containing protein: protein MESILKMITTFWYLWLLVLLVGLYSIFKPRIKGYMGEKAISAILAMLDSNKYKVINDVVLCVEGKTSQIDHVVVSNYGIFVIETKNYKGLIYGDDYSDYWTQVIFKRKEKLYNPVRQNYGHVQALKQHLVEYPDIPYIPIVVFSINADLKVKTNSEVVYSVNLLKTIKKYETILISDYDKDLIYSKIMELNNNTKEVRKQHVQAIHKRKEEKEIKIDENVCPKCGSKLVVKKGKYGEFKGCSSYPKCRFTV from the coding sequence ATGGAAAGTATACTTAAAATGATTACAACATTCTGGTATCTCTGGCTATTAGTTTTATTAGTGGGTCTTTATTCCATATTTAAGCCGAGGATTAAAGGATATATGGGAGAGAAGGCTATTTCAGCTATTCTTGCTATGTTAGATTCCAACAAGTATAAAGTAATTAATGATGTCGTTTTATGTGTAGAAGGGAAAACCTCACAAATAGATCATGTTGTGGTATCTAATTATGGGATATTTGTGATTGAAACAAAGAATTATAAAGGGTTAATATATGGTGACGATTATAGTGATTATTGGACTCAGGTCATATTTAAAAGAAAGGAAAAACTCTATAACCCAGTGAGACAAAATTATGGACATGTCCAAGCTCTTAAACAACACCTTGTGGAGTATCCGGACATTCCGTATATACCCATAGTTGTATTTTCAATAAATGCAGATTTGAAGGTAAAGACAAACTCAGAGGTTGTTTACTCAGTGAATCTATTAAAGACAATCAAGAAGTACGAGACAATATTAATAAGTGATTATGATAAAGACCTTATATATTCAAAAATTATGGAACTAAATAATAACACTAAAGAAGTAAGAAAGCAGCACGTTCAAGCGATTCATAAAAGGAAAGAAGAAAAAGAAATAAAGATTGACGAGAATGTTTGTCCCAAATGTGGAAGTAAATTAGTTGTTAAAAAAGGTAAGTACGGTGAATTCAAAGGTTGTAGTAGTTATCCTAAGTGTAGATTTACAGTGTAG
- a CDS encoding aspartyl-phosphate phosphatase Spo0E family protein: MLYVIEKLRQQLNELAKNKYLTDPEVVRLSQRLDRLLNKYSGKQG, encoded by the coding sequence TTGCTTTATGTTATCGAAAAGTTGCGTCAACAACTTAATGAGCTAGCAAAAAATAAGTATCTCACGGATCCTGAGGTGGTAAGATTAAGTCAACGCCTGGACCGATTGTTAAATAAGTATTCGGGAAAGCAGGGCTGA
- a CDS encoding transposase: MRLPLTGEVFQDTILTRQQKRKLERMQKKEESKLKKVLKKFSLPVSFDNNTVTAYGPFGYFEAFKKSIGLTQIINSTLNVKRHHNCYYSTSELIDFFIDSISVGLFRFYHMDGLQSDPGYKMLKNFRGGKVPDESTVRYLLSQLTDENILELQKINQSLLSLKASMEKPREVWLDLDDTVITVFGS; this comes from the coding sequence ATGAGGTTACCACTTACTGGTGAAGTTTTTCAAGATACAATTTTAACAAGACAACAGAAGCGTAAATTGGAGCGCATGCAAAAGAAAGAAGAATCAAAACTCAAAAAAGTGCTGAAGAAATTTTCTCTACCGGTTTCATTTGACAATAATACTGTAACTGCTTACGGCCCATTCGGTTATTTTGAGGCATTTAAGAAATCTATTGGCCTGACTCAAATAATTAATAGCACCCTTAATGTGAAAAGGCATCACAACTGTTATTACAGTACTTCAGAATTAATAGATTTTTTTATAGACAGTATTTCTGTAGGACTTTTTCGTTTTTATCACATGGACGGGCTTCAATCCGACCCAGGGTACAAAATGCTTAAGAATTTTCGTGGCGGTAAGGTTCCGGATGAAAGTACGGTGCGATACCTGCTTTCCCAATTAACTGACGAAAACATTTTAGAACTGCAAAAAATCAATCAATCCCTTTTGTCCTTGAAGGCATCTATGGAAAAACCCAGGGAAGTCTGGCTGGATTTAGATGATACTGTGATCACGGTTTTTGGCAGCTAG
- a CDS encoding dynamin family protein, with protein MATNFKIFREKRGISCKEIAARLDMTEEEYREIEEGKFEPPVRFLTKYCKIVEIDPNTILEYDSPKIKKMQMNDVYREVRLRKRLLDSYVKPAIEDYKADEYTKAEVGRIEELYRFIDQAIAKPVVAFLGPSDAGKSTLINAITGLDALLTQWTPTTAATVLLKHIDDKPSWMNNDVVWIFKAENQDNGWDFRRFNDYDYCKSLKLAGGDLSILNDYCNRNKSSKSKSVDSAVVFLDSEVLRSCDIIDLPGFGTESYAEDLQAQRAREKADIVVFCCQANGFFNKNNDIIFLKDVIHNLPTIRLNEDAQPLSNLLIVATQAHIVGEKNLLAIFQRGKDALYEQLSDEVIRKQFEMDKSTFVNYLEKRFFSYSIENSLLRQEFERELIHILSEVMPKYRTQVMDKGIAEFKAKTKKELGQQIKKYESMLEDRSRVIAEYRIKKDNRNSFVKKVNEQNERLVNLANHFRKTDCEDLKRWETEVVTPKFIERIIRDKQYDKKKAQEYIASNVADLYLAKTSELVKVSVLEFQVQVEKAIADLEASMDEWDKTDVGRIEIPFDVKGAWVGGLAGAGVLGALSLSAASFGSLGGYILVAKGVSILSALGISVGGTAAASSFVAAIGGPVTIAIALSVGTFLLFKKIFGEKWESRLAKQVHETFIIEKVLEQYQEKIKQLWDETVQALNNVTQSVIQKYDEELENMEHIINANDEEELKIYVERYREIRDFFAELPWGGSDIYYVQLNLLNAIAQKHQDTFDIKEIKKLLEGSIDTAANSKLILNEVERILAEKLEVKKNISVQQIKEVIRETIYDLFKQIVSINNVRFYRNEDIRHKMIEGLKIAKTEIDIACAWITSYALDKEVEKLMEKAMERGVIVKIHYGIHGYSGNSGGKDRSKITDKVAEKLHQKFSKFEKSGQFKTFKGNTHTKIFICDDKFYLQGSYNFLSYNPFIYEDGREEIVQYSEDPSRIKELREWYFAF; from the coding sequence ATGGCTACGAATTTCAAAATATTCCGGGAAAAACGTGGAATCAGCTGTAAGGAAATAGCCGCCCGTCTTGATATGACTGAAGAAGAATATCGAGAAATAGAAGAAGGCAAATTCGAGCCCCCTGTTAGGTTTTTAACCAAATATTGTAAGATTGTTGAGATAGATCCAAATACTATTTTGGAATATGACTCGCCAAAAATCAAAAAGATGCAGATGAATGATGTATACAGAGAAGTGCGATTGCGCAAACGTTTGTTAGATAGTTATGTGAAGCCTGCGATAGAAGACTATAAAGCAGATGAATATACTAAAGCTGAGGTCGGCCGCATAGAAGAACTATATCGTTTTATAGATCAAGCCATTGCAAAACCAGTAGTTGCTTTTCTTGGTCCTAGTGATGCAGGGAAAAGCACCCTTATTAATGCCATTACGGGGCTTGATGCCCTGCTAACTCAGTGGACACCTACTACAGCAGCAACAGTACTGTTAAAACATATTGATGATAAACCTTCATGGATGAACAATGATGTCGTGTGGATTTTTAAAGCAGAAAACCAGGACAATGGATGGGACTTCAGACGTTTTAATGATTATGATTACTGTAAGTCTCTGAAGTTGGCGGGGGGAGATTTGTCAATATTAAACGATTACTGTAACCGAAACAAGAGTTCAAAAAGTAAATCCGTTGACTCTGCGGTTGTTTTTTTGGATTCAGAAGTGTTAAGAAGTTGTGACATTATCGATTTGCCAGGTTTTGGTACAGAAAGTTATGCTGAAGACTTACAGGCCCAAAGAGCTAGGGAAAAAGCTGATATAGTTGTCTTCTGTTGTCAGGCCAATGGGTTTTTTAACAAGAATAATGATATTATTTTCCTAAAAGATGTGATCCATAACCTACCTACTATTCGACTTAATGAGGATGCACAACCATTGTCAAACCTTCTAATTGTTGCTACCCAAGCGCATATTGTGGGAGAAAAAAATCTCCTTGCAATATTCCAAAGAGGGAAAGACGCCTTATATGAGCAGTTGTCTGATGAGGTAATCAGAAAACAGTTCGAGATGGACAAAAGCACATTTGTTAATTACCTGGAGAAGCGATTCTTCTCCTATTCCATCGAAAACTCTCTGCTGCGACAGGAGTTTGAAAGAGAATTAATACATATACTTAGTGAGGTCATGCCTAAGTACCGTACTCAGGTAATGGATAAAGGAATTGCTGAGTTCAAGGCAAAAACCAAAAAAGAACTCGGGCAACAAATCAAAAAATATGAATCAATGCTGGAGGATAGAAGTCGGGTAATTGCTGAGTACCGGATCAAAAAGGACAACAGGAATTCATTCGTAAAAAAAGTAAACGAACAGAATGAACGGTTGGTAAATCTTGCCAATCATTTCCGTAAGACCGATTGTGAAGACTTAAAAAGATGGGAAACTGAAGTAGTGACCCCAAAATTCATTGAACGGATAATCAGGGACAAGCAATATGATAAGAAAAAGGCACAGGAATATATCGCTTCAAATGTAGCGGACCTTTATTTGGCCAAAACATCAGAGTTGGTGAAAGTATCAGTCTTAGAATTCCAGGTACAAGTGGAAAAGGCAATTGCTGATTTAGAGGCTAGCATGGATGAATGGGACAAAACAGACGTAGGCAGGATAGAAATCCCATTTGATGTAAAAGGCGCATGGGTAGGTGGCCTGGCTGGAGCTGGGGTGCTTGGAGCACTTAGTCTTAGCGCTGCATCTTTTGGTAGTCTGGGAGGATATATCCTGGTAGCCAAAGGGGTAAGTATACTTTCAGCATTGGGTATCTCAGTGGGTGGTACGGCTGCTGCCAGTTCTTTTGTGGCAGCAATAGGAGGACCGGTCACAATTGCGATTGCACTTAGCGTAGGAACTTTTCTATTATTCAAAAAAATATTCGGCGAAAAATGGGAAAGCAGATTAGCAAAGCAGGTACACGAGACTTTCATAATAGAGAAAGTGTTGGAGCAGTATCAGGAGAAAATAAAGCAACTATGGGATGAAACTGTACAAGCACTTAATAATGTAACCCAAAGTGTGATTCAAAAGTATGATGAAGAACTTGAAAACATGGAACACATTATTAACGCCAATGACGAAGAGGAACTGAAAATTTATGTTGAGAGGTATAGGGAAATTCGCGATTTTTTCGCCGAACTCCCCTGGGGTGGGAGTGATATCTATTATGTGCAACTGAACCTTCTCAATGCGATTGCTCAGAAACACCAGGATACATTTGACATTAAAGAAATTAAAAAATTATTGGAAGGTTCCATAGATACAGCAGCTAATTCAAAACTAATCCTTAATGAGGTTGAACGAATTTTAGCAGAAAAATTGGAAGTAAAGAAAAACATTAGTGTTCAACAGATTAAGGAAGTTATTCGTGAGACAATATATGATCTTTTTAAACAAATTGTTAGTATTAACAATGTTCGTTTTTATAGGAACGAAGATATCCGTCATAAGATGATAGAAGGCCTTAAGATTGCCAAAACAGAAATAGACATTGCCTGTGCTTGGATCACGAGTTATGCGCTCGATAAAGAAGTAGAAAAACTCATGGAGAAAGCCATGGAGAGAGGTGTTATCGTTAAGATACACTATGGCATTCATGGTTATTCGGGGAACTCAGGAGGAAAAGATAGAAGCAAAATAACTGACAAAGTTGCGGAGAAACTTCATCAAAAATTTAGTAAGTTCGAAAAGTCTGGCCAGTTTAAAACTTTTAAAGGAAACACCCATACAAAAATTTTTATCTGTGATGACAAATTCTATCTTCAAGGAAGTTATAACTTCCTTTCATACAATCCTTTTATATATGAGGACGGTAGGGAAGAGATCGTACAGTATTCTGAAGATCCCAGTAGAATTAAGGAATTACGGGAATGGTATTTTGCATTTTAA